From the Exiguobacterium aurantiacum genome, one window contains:
- a CDS encoding VanZ family protein — translation MYILKNEFIWIGLILIGLFFSSATPYSDQSIVSPLERINWTWAEPVLSTVDFEYAGGPVSLEAKGSVGLIEFLIRKAAHFTVFFALGALFVKAVSRTRLHAGLTILFAWTLANTVAIFDEFHQSLTPERTPLIQDILLDSFGAACGVLLIGGYYVWKHGRPNRSRSGYVSPRW, via the coding sequence ATGTACATACTGAAAAATGAATTTATATGGATCGGTTTGATCCTGATTGGCTTATTCTTCTCGAGCGCGACCCCGTATTCGGACCAGAGCATCGTCTCACCGCTCGAACGCATCAATTGGACGTGGGCCGAACCGGTACTCTCGACCGTCGACTTCGAGTACGCCGGAGGACCGGTTTCGCTCGAGGCGAAAGGGAGCGTCGGTTTGATTGAGTTCTTGATTCGGAAAGCGGCGCACTTTACCGTCTTCTTCGCACTCGGGGCACTCTTCGTCAAAGCGGTGTCGCGGACAAGACTCCATGCCGGTCTGACAATCTTGTTCGCCTGGACACTCGCGAACACGGTCGCCATCTTTGATGAGTTCCATCAAAGCCTCACGCCGGAGCGGACGCCGCTCATCCAGGATATCCTGCTCGACAGTTTTGGGGCGGCCTGTGGCGTCCTTCTCATCGGCGGTTATTATGTATGGAAACACGGCCGACCGAACCGGTCGCGATCGGGGTATGTCTCCCCAAGGTGGTAA
- a CDS encoding glutathione peroxidase: MIYQYEAADMSGKLQPLSKYEGDVLLIVNTASKCGFTPQLDGLEKLYERYQGQGFHILGFPCNQFGNQDPGSNEEISEFCQLNYGVTFPMFAKVDVNGKDAHPLFQYLSKEAPGLLGSKTIKWNFTKFLVDRNGNVIERFSPQTTPDEIETAVKRLL; encoded by the coding sequence ATGATCTATCAATATGAAGCGGCCGACATGAGCGGCAAGCTCCAACCGCTATCGAAATACGAGGGGGACGTCCTGTTAATCGTCAACACGGCGAGCAAGTGCGGCTTCACACCACAGCTCGACGGGCTCGAGAAATTATATGAACGTTACCAAGGACAAGGTTTCCATATCCTCGGCTTCCCATGCAACCAGTTCGGCAATCAAGACCCGGGCTCGAACGAGGAAATCAGCGAGTTCTGTCAATTGAACTACGGCGTGACGTTCCCGATGTTCGCCAAAGTCGACGTGAACGGAAAAGACGCCCACCCGCTTTTCCAATACTTATCGAAAGAAGCACCGGGCCTGCTCGGCTCGAAGACGATCAAATGGAACTTCACGAAGTTCCTCGTCGACCGGAACGGCAACGTCATCGAACGGTTCTCGCCGCAGACGACACCCGACGAAATCGAGACGGCGGTCAAACGCCTATTATGA
- a CDS encoding CAP domain-containing protein, which yields MFRKLVILLLAIGMYAAWKYEVPNVSAPTSIQVKSTEVMEEQQERSTDAPRFTSQYAGHDWYLLEKNGDRSLELIDGDGSKQGHYQFETGSVFEGLVINETTREQVEQIGFDEVKSYNKGLKRYLIPDDPSFDVYSIDDDYVTLFFDQHDEDKLKAVLTVDRDVEESSDGYYGDVSEDNLVANEQLMRMLMNWDRQKFGLSALADYEPLLPVVRAHSENMARNNFFSHTDPEGRDPFERMNEAGIAYSLAGENLAMGQMSVFHAHWGLMNSLGHRENILKDGFTHVSVGLVYNEESSPFYTINFITPR from the coding sequence ATGTTTCGTAAACTAGTGATTCTATTGCTCGCGATCGGCATGTATGCGGCCTGGAAGTATGAAGTGCCGAACGTGTCGGCGCCGACGAGCATTCAAGTGAAGTCGACGGAAGTGATGGAAGAACAACAGGAACGTTCGACCGACGCACCGCGCTTCACGAGCCAATATGCCGGGCATGACTGGTACTTGCTCGAGAAGAACGGCGACCGCAGCCTCGAGTTGATCGATGGTGACGGTTCAAAGCAAGGCCACTACCAGTTCGAGACGGGTAGTGTGTTCGAAGGACTTGTCATCAACGAGACGACGAGGGAGCAAGTCGAGCAAATCGGTTTCGATGAGGTCAAGTCGTATAATAAGGGACTTAAACGCTACTTGATCCCGGACGACCCGTCGTTCGACGTCTACTCGATCGACGACGACTATGTGACGTTGTTCTTCGATCAGCACGATGAGGACAAGCTGAAGGCCGTGCTCACTGTCGACCGGGACGTCGAGGAGTCGAGTGACGGCTATTACGGCGACGTGTCGGAAGACAATCTCGTCGCGAACGAGCAATTGATGCGGATGCTCATGAACTGGGACCGTCAGAAGTTCGGGTTATCGGCGCTTGCCGACTATGAGCCGTTGCTTCCGGTCGTCCGCGCCCATAGCGAGAATATGGCCCGCAACAATTTCTTCAGCCATACCGATCCCGAGGGCCGCGACCCGTTCGAACGGATGAATGAGGCCGGCATCGCCTACTCCCTCGCCGGGGAGAACTTGGCGATGGGGCAGATGAGCGTCTTCCATGCCCACTGGGGGCTGATGAACTCGCTCGGTCACCGGGAGAACATTTTAAAAGACGGCTTCACGCATGTGTCGGTCGGCCTCGTCTACAACGAAGAGTCGAGCCCGTTCTACACGATCAATTTCATCACGCCACGCTAA
- a CDS encoding MarR family winged helix-turn-helix transcriptional regulator, with the protein MKSSLTLEHQICFQLYTASKELTRLYRPILAPLNLTYSQYLVMLVLWEEDNIDLKQLGERLTLDSGTLSPLVKRLMQLDYVEKVRATDDERRVLLSLTPSGSALREQAEDVPVKVSGMLNIDEATYVAYMEMLIDIKTRLRDFGERQE; encoded by the coding sequence ATGAAAAGTTCGTTAACATTAGAGCATCAGATCTGTTTTCAGCTCTATACTGCTTCAAAGGAGCTTACGAGATTATATCGCCCGATTCTCGCGCCGTTAAACCTGACATATAGCCAGTACTTGGTCATGCTTGTCCTGTGGGAGGAAGACAATATCGATTTGAAACAGCTCGGTGAGCGGCTCACGCTCGACTCGGGCACGTTGTCACCGCTCGTCAAGCGGCTGATGCAACTCGATTACGTGGAGAAAGTGCGGGCGACCGATGACGAGCGCCGTGTCCTCTTATCGCTCACACCGTCCGGCAGCGCACTGCGTGAGCAGGCCGAAGACGTCCCCGTCAAAGTGAGTGGTATGCTGAATATAGATGAAGCGACGTATGTCGCTTATATGGAGATGCTCATCGATATCAAGACACGACTGCGTGACTTCGGTGAGCGACAGGAGTAG
- a CDS encoding organic hydroperoxide resistance protein: MKPLFTASATAIGGREGRVTSTDGVIDLNVSMPGSKHADEATNPEQLFAAGYAACFGSALNLVIGKERIKTDGTNVTGHVTLNQNDEGFFISVELEVEIKGVDQATAERLVEAAHQVCPYSKATRGNVDVKLTAKAA; the protein is encoded by the coding sequence ATGAAACCATTATTCACAGCTTCAGCAACTGCAATCGGTGGCCGCGAAGGTCGCGTCACTTCGACGGACGGCGTCATCGACTTGAACGTCTCAATGCCTGGCTCAAAACACGCGGACGAGGCGACGAACCCGGAGCAACTCTTCGCAGCAGGTTACGCAGCATGTTTCGGTAGCGCCTTGAACCTCGTCATCGGCAAAGAACGTATCAAAACAGACGGCACGAACGTCACAGGACACGTGACGCTCAACCAGAACGATGAAGGCTTCTTCATCTCGGTCGAACTCGAAGTCGAGATCAAAGGTGTGGATCAAGCGACGGCGGAACGTCTCGTCGAAGCGGCACACCAAGTTTGCCCGTACTCAAAAGCGACACGCGGCAACGTCGACGTCAAGTTGACTGCCAAAGCAGCATAA
- a CDS encoding metallophosphoesterase has translation MFKGKRKYVTFGLGVAFLLAAFYNGLTVRNYAVESDKLEAGQSFRVVLLSDLHGYSYGDDQRVLIDKVREQEPDLIALPGDILDRYRSPDASFELIEGLQGIAPMYFVTGNHEIDSSEDFVRHDVKDVFRSYGVTVLENETDSVNVNGVEILVGGLEDPLRTYTENIYASWEETALTSLGDVDTETAFSLLLSHRAEQVETYAALPFDLVLSGHAHGGQVRIPYLLNGLYAPDQGFFPKYAGGLYEHESFTHVIGRGFNYSVSVPRVFNPPEIVVIDVAGTGAPQ, from the coding sequence ATGTTCAAAGGAAAACGAAAATATGTGACGTTCGGCCTTGGGGTGGCGTTCCTCCTCGCCGCTTTCTATAACGGTCTGACCGTCCGCAATTATGCGGTCGAGTCCGACAAACTCGAAGCGGGTCAATCGTTCCGGGTCGTCCTGTTGTCGGACTTACACGGCTACTCATACGGGGACGACCAACGTGTCTTGATCGACAAGGTGCGGGAACAAGAACCGGACTTGATCGCCCTTCCCGGCGATATCCTCGACCGTTACCGTTCACCGGACGCCTCGTTCGAATTGATCGAGGGGCTACAAGGAATCGCACCGATGTATTTCGTGACCGGAAACCATGAGATTGACAGCTCGGAAGATTTCGTCCGCCACGACGTCAAAGACGTGTTCCGCTCCTATGGCGTAACGGTGCTCGAGAACGAGACGGACTCGGTCAACGTCAACGGGGTCGAAATACTCGTCGGCGGGCTCGAAGATCCACTGCGGACATACACCGAAAATATTTATGCGAGCTGGGAAGAGACGGCCTTGACCTCACTCGGTGATGTCGACACCGAGACGGCGTTCAGCCTGCTCTTGTCACACCGGGCCGAACAGGTCGAGACGTATGCCGCCTTGCCATTCGACCTCGTCCTCTCGGGCCACGCCCACGGCGGACAGGTACGCATCCCTTATCTATTAAACGGTCTGTACGCGCCGGACCAGGGCTTCTTCCCGAAATATGCCGGCGGACTGTACGAGCACGAGTCATTCACCCACGTCATCGGGCGCGGCTTCAACTATAGCGTCAGCGTACCGCGCGTGTTCAACCCACCAGAGATCGTCGTCATCGACGTCGCTGGGACCGGGGCTCCTCAGTGA
- a CDS encoding alcohol dehydrogenase catalytic domain-containing protein, translating to MRAVTYQGAKNIEVKDVKDPEIENREEIIVKITSTAICGSDLHIYQGNMPTRHGYVIGHEPMGIVEEIGPDVTKVKKGDRVVLPFNVSCGHCYYCEHEMESQCDNSNHAPHTDAGGYFGFTEQFGNHPGGQAEYLKVPYGNFMPLVIPESCELDDEALLFLSDVIPTAWWSLDSAGMKAGDTVVVLGSGPVGLMTQKLAWVRGAKRVIAVDPEIYRLNRAKLSNNVETVLMKDPVETGKYIREITGGGADIVVDCVGFDGKKSPIETVEQKLMVQGGTLSAIKVAKEAVRKFGTVQLTGIYAMNYNQFPLGDFFTRNVSIKTGQAPVIHYMPELFQMIIDKKFDPTDIITHRLPLEQAADAYKMFNDHLDDCVKVVLKP from the coding sequence ATGCGTGCTGTTACCTATCAAGGAGCCAAGAACATCGAGGTCAAGGATGTGAAAGACCCGGAGATTGAGAACCGGGAAGAGATTATCGTCAAGATCACATCGACGGCCATCTGTGGATCGGACCTGCATATTTATCAAGGAAACATGCCGACCCGTCATGGCTATGTAATCGGGCACGAGCCGATGGGCATCGTCGAAGAAATCGGTCCGGATGTGACGAAAGTGAAAAAAGGCGACCGCGTCGTCTTGCCGTTCAACGTCTCCTGCGGACATTGTTACTACTGTGAACATGAGATGGAGAGTCAGTGTGACAACTCGAACCATGCCCCGCACACCGATGCGGGCGGCTATTTCGGGTTCACGGAACAGTTCGGGAACCACCCGGGCGGCCAAGCCGAGTACTTAAAAGTGCCATATGGCAACTTCATGCCGCTCGTCATCCCAGAGTCGTGCGAGCTCGATGACGAGGCACTCCTATTCCTATCAGACGTCATCCCGACAGCCTGGTGGAGTTTGGACAGTGCGGGCATGAAAGCCGGCGACACGGTCGTCGTCCTCGGTTCAGGCCCGGTTGGTCTGATGACGCAGAAGCTCGCCTGGGTGCGCGGCGCGAAACGCGTTATCGCCGTCGATCCCGAAATCTATCGCTTGAATCGGGCCAAGCTATCGAATAACGTCGAGACCGTGTTAATGAAAGACCCGGTCGAGACCGGCAAATACATCCGTGAGATCACGGGTGGTGGCGCCGATATCGTCGTCGATTGTGTCGGCTTCGACGGTAAAAAGTCGCCGATCGAGACCGTCGAACAGAAACTGATGGTCCAGGGCGGCACGCTCAGTGCCATCAAAGTCGCCAAGGAAGCGGTCCGTAAGTTCGGCACCGTCCAATTGACTGGGATTTATGCGATGAACTATAACCAGTTCCCGCTCGGCGACTTCTTTACCCGAAACGTCAGCATCAAGACCGGCCAAGCTCCGGTCATCCATTATATGCCTGAGCTGTTCCAGATGATTATCGACAAAAAGTTCGACCCGACCGACATCATCACGCACCGTTTGCCGCTCGAACAAGCGGCCGACGCGTACAAGATGTTCAACGATCATTTGGACGACTGTGTCAAAGTCGTCTTGAAACCATAA
- a CDS encoding cation diffusion facilitator family transporter, giving the protein MGAHHDHHGHDHHHTTNQRALFWSFVLIATFMVVEVIGGLWTNSLALLSDAGHMLSDAAALGLSFLAVRFGARQATPERTFGYRRFEILAAFVNGLTLLAISIYIIIEAYQRLFAPPEILSGGMLTVAVIGLLVNVLAAWLLMRGERDNLNVRSALLHVFGDLLGSVGAITAAILIMTFGWTLADPIASLFVAVLILMSGYRVTREAIHILMEGTPDQIDVVAMQRELGSVNGVKEVHDLHVWSISSNELAVTCHVLIEADTDDQLVLHDVTERIRQFATFDRSTVQIERETQCCEKRTIW; this is encoded by the coding sequence ATGGGTGCACATCACGATCACCACGGGCATGATCATCATCATACGACGAACCAACGGGCATTATTCTGGTCGTTCGTCCTGATTGCGACGTTCATGGTCGTCGAGGTCATCGGCGGTCTGTGGACGAACAGTTTGGCGTTGTTGTCGGACGCGGGTCACATGCTCAGTGACGCGGCCGCGCTCGGTCTCAGTTTCCTCGCCGTCCGGTTCGGGGCACGGCAGGCGACGCCGGAGCGGACGTTCGGCTATCGGCGCTTCGAGATTTTGGCGGCATTCGTCAACGGCTTGACCTTGCTCGCCATTTCCATTTACATCATCATCGAGGCGTATCAGCGCTTGTTCGCCCCGCCCGAGATTTTAAGTGGGGGCATGCTCACGGTCGCCGTCATCGGACTGCTCGTCAACGTACTCGCGGCCTGGCTGCTCATGAGGGGTGAACGTGACAACTTGAACGTCCGCAGTGCGCTGTTGCACGTGTTCGGTGATTTGCTCGGCTCGGTCGGGGCCATCACGGCGGCCATATTGATCATGACGTTCGGATGGACGCTCGCCGACCCGATCGCCAGCCTGTTCGTCGCCGTCTTGATTTTGATGAGCGGCTACCGTGTGACGCGGGAAGCGATCCACATCTTGATGGAAGGGACACCTGACCAAATCGACGTCGTGGCGATGCAACGGGAGCTAGGTAGTGTCAATGGCGTCAAAGAAGTCCATGACTTACACGTCTGGTCGATCTCATCAAACGAACTCGCCGTCACGTGCCACGTCTTGATCGAGGCGGACACGGACGACCAGCTCGTCTTGCACGACGTGACGGAACGGATTCGTCAGTTTGCCACGTTCGATCGCTCGACCGTTCAAATTGAACGGGAAACGCAATGTTGTGAGAAACGGACGATCTGGTAA
- the abc-f gene encoding ribosomal protection-like ABC-F family protein produces the protein MLSIQQVRFDHDRQPLFDNVSFDVASGERAILFGQNGSGKTTLFKLLIGELTPQSGTIDVLGSVGVVEQTVFDGEETALDYVMQGDPQRYPLYMDVTSGDTARVLEAYDEALATDAFGLELEARQSLKRLGLDAQDSIRLRELSGGEQTRAQLARLTMRHVDIILLDEPTNHLDVDSIEWLTRWVNEFPGTVLAISHDRQFIDDVATVILELDEGKVVRYPGNYTAYKHQKDEERVRDERAHARYVARKSELLDMIAQYKGWHLKAKATASVRSPGAQKGAANLAVKMKARERKLEQLEGSRPDRPKDAAHVSVRFQADPLEAKTWITVDEISFGYEEPLFEHLSFTVNRGDRISIVGPNGSGKTTLLKLLIGELAPEAGDIKRHPKLKVGYFSQTLARLPKDGTLLDALLAESDITETEARTLLAHFLFRRDEVYKPIRDSSMGEKCRIAFLILYFSDADLLALDEPTNYLDVATREQIEAALDVYRGGLILISHDRTFHRLTDRTIELGETVRVLEAGSTTPPVDVDATLRTLETLTSEPQIFFDEAGNGIPLAESEKGRNK, from the coding sequence ATGTTATCAATCCAACAAGTCCGGTTCGACCACGACCGGCAACCATTATTCGACAACGTCTCGTTCGACGTGGCGTCAGGGGAACGGGCCATCTTATTCGGACAGAACGGGTCCGGCAAGACGACGCTGTTCAAACTGCTTATCGGCGAGCTGACCCCGCAGTCAGGCACGATTGACGTCTTAGGTTCGGTCGGTGTCGTCGAACAGACGGTGTTTGACGGAGAAGAGACTGCGCTTGACTACGTCATGCAAGGCGACCCGCAACGCTATCCGCTCTACATGGACGTCACATCAGGAGACACGGCGCGCGTGCTTGAAGCATACGATGAGGCGCTCGCAACTGACGCCTTCGGACTCGAGCTTGAGGCGAGACAATCGCTCAAACGGCTCGGTCTCGACGCACAGGACTCGATCCGGCTCCGAGAGTTGAGCGGTGGTGAACAGACGCGGGCTCAACTTGCCCGGCTCACGATGCGACACGTCGACATCATCCTCTTAGACGAGCCGACGAACCATCTCGATGTCGACTCAATCGAGTGGCTGACGCGCTGGGTGAACGAGTTTCCGGGCACGGTGCTCGCCATCTCCCACGACCGTCAGTTCATCGACGATGTCGCGACGGTCATCCTTGAATTAGATGAAGGGAAAGTCGTCCGCTATCCTGGCAACTACACGGCCTATAAACACCAGAAGGACGAGGAACGTGTACGTGACGAGCGGGCCCATGCCCGCTATGTAGCGCGGAAGTCGGAACTACTCGATATGATCGCCCAATATAAAGGCTGGCATTTGAAAGCGAAAGCGACGGCGAGCGTGCGGAGTCCCGGCGCGCAAAAAGGCGCGGCGAACCTAGCCGTCAAAATGAAGGCAAGGGAACGTAAGCTCGAGCAACTCGAAGGTTCTCGGCCCGATCGCCCGAAAGACGCGGCCCACGTCTCCGTCCGTTTCCAAGCCGACCCGCTCGAGGCGAAGACGTGGATCACGGTCGACGAGATCTCGTTCGGTTACGAGGAACCCCTCTTTGAGCACCTCTCGTTCACGGTGAACCGGGGTGACCGCATCTCCATCGTCGGTCCGAACGGAAGTGGGAAAACGACGCTGTTGAAACTATTGATCGGCGAACTCGCACCGGAGGCAGGGGACATCAAGCGTCATCCGAAACTGAAGGTTGGCTATTTCTCGCAGACGCTCGCGCGATTGCCGAAAGACGGGACGTTGCTCGACGCACTCCTCGCCGAGAGTGACATCACAGAGACGGAGGCACGGACGCTTTTGGCGCACTTCTTATTCCGCCGCGATGAGGTGTACAAGCCGATCCGTGACTCGAGCATGGGGGAAAAGTGCCGCATCGCCTTCCTCATCCTCTATTTCTCGGATGCGGATCTGCTCGCGCTCGACGAGCCGACGAACTATTTGGACGTGGCGACGCGAGAACAAATCGAGGCCGCACTCGACGTGTATCGGGGTGGGTTGATTCTGATCTCGCATGACCGGACGTTCCATCGCCTGACGGACCGGACGATCGAGCTCGGGGAGACGGTACGCGTCCTAGAAGCAGGTAGTACAACGCCGCCGGTCGACGTCGACGCGACGCTCCGGACGCTCGAGACGCTGACGAGCGAACCGCAAATTTTCTTCGACGAGGCAGGAAACGGGATCCCCCTTGCCGAATCGGAGAAAGGACGAAACAAATAG